Proteins encoded by one window of Babylonia areolata isolate BAREFJ2019XMU chromosome 8, ASM4173473v1, whole genome shotgun sequence:
- the LOC143284493 gene encoding uncharacterized protein LOC143284493 yields MLTGRVVLLIFTVLCTWMESSDSCQTEMVSRCPNYDLLIQLRIIPLPDPDRLSNICEKLQEGIQCLLGPSILGKCDASARTKYTSILNVLQYPCFRQRAEYRAGRLCWRSSDLQAMMSMCYMKNQAAIDDDYCIGQLGFINCTTTDILNVPNCGLREQSLLNAMVTRNYNDNGLVMRPPCQEKTLKSSTTTTTTTTTTTPSTTTSTTTTTTPSTTTTPDTTTTTTTTTTTASGSGVSARAKGDSGRVSSSSSSSGSDTVVLGGMARSLVLCMVLSLLL; encoded by the exons ATGCTGACTGGCCGAGTCGTCTTGCTGATTTTCACCG TGCTGTGCACGTGGATGGAGTCTTCGGACAGCTGTCAAACGGAGATGGTCAGCCGGTGTCCGAACTACGATCTGCTCATCCAGCTCCGTATCATCCCTCTACCGGACCCTGACCGTCTCTCCAACAtctgcga gaagcTTCAAGAGGGGATCCAGTGTTTGCTGGGCCCCTCAATTCTGGGCAAGTGTGATGCGTCCGCCAGGACGAAATACACTTCCATTCTGAACGTCCTTCAGTATCCCTGTTTCCGACAGCGAGCAG AATATCGCGCAGGACGCTTGTGCTGGCGGTCGAGTGATTTACAGGCCATGATGAGCATGTGCTACATGAAGAACCAAGCTGCCATCGACGATGACTACTGCAT TGGCCAACTGGGTTTCATCAACTGCACAACCACGGACATCCTGAATGTCCCCAACTGTGGGTTACGGGAGCAGAGTTTGCTGAACGCCATGGTCACCAGAAACTACAATGACAATGGACTGGTCATGAGACCCCCCTGCCAGGAGAAGA CCCTCAAGTCTtcaaccacaacaacgacgaccaccaccaccaccactccttccaccaccacatccaccacaaccaccactaccccttccaccaccaccacccccgacaccaccaccaccaccaccaccaccactaccaccgcctcGGGGTCTGGGGTCAGTGCCAGAGCCAAAGGCGACAGCGGCagggtcagcagcagcagcagcagcagcggtagcgaCACAGTGGTGCTCGGGGGGATGGCGAGGTCCCTGGTCCTCTGCATGGTCCTCAGTCTCCTGCTGTGA